Proteins co-encoded in one Vibrio aquimaris genomic window:
- the fabF gene encoding beta-ketoacyl-ACP synthase II encodes MSKRRVVVTGMGMLSPVGNTVESSWKALLEGQSGIVSIEHFDTENFSTRFAGLVKGFDCTEYMSKKDARKMDLFIQYGIAAGIQALDDSGLEINHDNAARVGVAIGSGIGGLDLIEAGHTALVEKGPRKVSPFFVPSTIVNMVAGNLSIMRGLRGPNIAISTACTTGLHNIGHAARMIAYGDADAMVAGGAEKASTPLGMAGFGAAKALSTRNVEPEKASRPWDKERDGFVLGDGAGVIVLEEYEHAKARGAKIYAELVGFGMSGDAYHMTSPSEDGSGGALAMEAAMRDADITGTQVGYVNAHGTSTPAGDVAEAKGIRRALGEEGMKQVKVSSTKSMTGHLLGAAGSVEAIITVMALVDQMVPPTINLDDCEEGLEDIDLVPHTAKPISSDYAICNSFGFGGTNGSLVFKKI; translated from the coding sequence GTGTCCAAGCGTCGTGTTGTTGTCACTGGCATGGGTATGTTGTCACCGGTCGGCAACACAGTAGAATCATCGTGGAAAGCCCTGCTAGAAGGTCAAAGTGGTATCGTTAGTATCGAGCACTTTGATACAGAAAACTTTTCAACTCGTTTTGCGGGGTTAGTGAAAGGTTTTGACTGCACAGAATACATGTCAAAGAAAGACGCCCGTAAGATGGATTTGTTTATCCAATACGGCATAGCAGCAGGTATTCAAGCTCTTGATGACTCAGGCCTAGAAATTAATCATGACAACGCAGCACGCGTTGGTGTGGCTATAGGCTCAGGTATCGGTGGGCTTGACCTTATCGAAGCGGGTCATACCGCTCTGGTCGAAAAAGGGCCGCGAAAAGTTAGTCCTTTCTTTGTCCCGTCAACCATAGTTAATATGGTTGCTGGAAACTTATCGATCATGCGTGGCCTTCGTGGTCCTAATATCGCTATTTCAACAGCATGCACCACTGGTCTTCACAACATCGGCCATGCTGCTCGTATGATTGCTTACGGTGATGCTGATGCTATGGTCGCAGGTGGAGCAGAAAAAGCTTCAACACCGCTGGGCATGGCAGGGTTTGGTGCTGCTAAAGCGCTATCTACTCGCAACGTAGAACCCGAGAAAGCATCACGTCCTTGGGATAAAGAGCGTGATGGTTTTGTTTTAGGCGACGGTGCTGGTGTTATCGTGCTTGAAGAATATGAACATGCAAAAGCTCGAGGTGCCAAAATTTATGCTGAGCTTGTTGGTTTTGGTATGTCTGGCGATGCCTACCATATGACCTCTCCAAGTGAAGACGGCTCTGGTGGTGCTCTGGCGATGGAAGCGGCAATGCGTGATGCTGACATTACAGGTACCCAAGTTGGCTATGTCAACGCTCATGGCACTTCAACACCTGCCGGTGATGTGGCAGAAGCTAAAGGTATTCGCCGTGCGCTAGGCGAAGAAGGCATGAAACAAGTAAAAGTATCTTCTACTAAGTCTATGACAGGTCACCTTTTAGGTGCCGCAGGGTCTGTTGAAGCCATTATTACTGTCATGGCTTTAGTTGATCAAATGGTGCCGCCTACGATTAACTTAGATGATTGTGAAGAGGGGCTAGAAGATATTGACCTTGTCCCACACACTGCTAAGCCAATCAGTTCAGATTATGCGATTTGTAACTCATTTGGTTTTGGTGGAACAAACGGTTCTTTGGTCTTTAAAAAAATCTAA
- the rpmF gene encoding 50S ribosomal protein L32 — MAVQKSKKSRSKRGMRRSHDALNTAALSVDATSGETHLRHNVTAEGYYRGKKVINK; from the coding sequence ATGGCCGTACAAAAGAGCAAGAAATCACGTTCTAAGCGTGGCATGCGTCGTTCTCACGATGCCCTAAACACAGCCGCGCTATCTGTAGATGCGACTTCAGGTGAAACACACCTGCGCCACAACGTAACTGCTGAAGGTTACTACCGTGGCAAAAAGGTTATCAACAAGTAA
- the fabG gene encoding 3-oxoacyl-ACP reductase FabG yields MNLEGKVALVTGASRGIGRAIAELLAERGATVIGTATSENGAAAISDYLGDKGKGLALNVTNVESIEATLKNINDEFGAIDILVNNAGITRDNLLMRMKDDEWNDIIDTNLTPIYRMSKAVLRGMMKKRSGRIINVGSVVGTMGNAGQANYAAAKAGVIGFTKSMAREVASRGVTVNTVAPGFIETDMTKALNDEQRATTLSNVPAGRLGDPKEIASAVVFLASPEAAYITGETLHVNGGMYMV; encoded by the coding sequence ATGAATCTTGAAGGCAAAGTTGCTTTGGTGACAGGTGCGAGCCGTGGTATTGGTCGTGCTATCGCTGAACTTCTGGCTGAAAGGGGAGCAACAGTGATTGGTACAGCGACTTCTGAAAATGGAGCAGCGGCGATCAGTGACTACTTAGGAGACAAAGGTAAGGGTCTTGCCCTGAATGTGACCAATGTCGAATCAATTGAAGCAACTCTAAAAAATATCAATGATGAGTTTGGTGCCATCGATATTTTGGTGAACAATGCTGGTATCACTCGCGATAACTTACTGATGCGCATGAAAGACGACGAGTGGAATGACATCATTGATACCAACTTGACGCCAATTTACCGCATGTCAAAAGCAGTACTTCGTGGCATGATGAAAAAGCGCTCCGGTCGTATCATTAATGTCGGCTCGGTTGTCGGTACAATGGGTAATGCTGGACAAGCTAATTATGCGGCTGCTAAAGCTGGCGTGATAGGCTTTACTAAGTCCATGGCACGTGAGGTTGCATCTCGTGGTGTGACAGTAAATACTGTTGCACCTGGTTTTATTGAAACGGATATGACGAAAGCGCTTAACGACGAGCAAAGAGCAACGACTTTATCTAATGTTCCTGCCGGTCGTCTTGGAGATCCTAAAGAAATTGCGTCAGCAGTTGTTTTCCTTGCCTCTCCAGAAGCTGCATATATTACGGGCGAAACTTTGCACGTTAATGGCGGCATGTATATGGTTTGA
- the acpP gene encoding acyl carrier protein: MSNIEERVKKIIVEQLGVDEAEVKNEASFVDDLGADSLDTVELVMALEEEFDTEIPDEEAEKITTVQAAIDYVNSAQ; the protein is encoded by the coding sequence ATGAGCAACATCGAAGAACGCGTAAAGAAAATCATTGTTGAACAGCTAGGTGTAGACGAAGCAGAAGTAAAAAATGAAGCTTCTTTCGTTGACGATCTAGGTGCTGATTCTCTAGACACTGTTGAACTAGTAATGGCTCTAGAAGAAGAATTTGACACTGAGATTCCAGACGAAGAAGCTGAGAAGATCACAACTGTTCAAGCTGCAATCGACTATGTAAACAGCGCTCAGTAA
- the pabC gene encoding aminodeoxychorismate lyase has product MYWVNGREAETISLHDRSFQYGDGCFTTMLVKGGQVQYWGLHKERMQSCLGLLGVSPPNWSQVEDWVRDASTGKAEAGIKLHISRGEGGRGYSPNKVKGPNVTISVFDFPAHYASWMTEGVQLGICSKRLGHNPMLAGHKHNNRLEQVLLKSEMDDKGLSDGIVLDIKDNVIETTMANIFWINQGVVYTPDLTNAGVKGVMQRVIIDSAAKNDIEVRVGNYSLKELYAAEEVFMSNSLLRVAPVKAIGQRNYAKGPITKNIQEMINQW; this is encoded by the coding sequence ATGTACTGGGTAAATGGACGAGAAGCAGAGACGATCTCTTTGCATGACCGCTCTTTCCAATATGGTGATGGTTGTTTTACTACCATGTTGGTTAAAGGCGGGCAGGTACAATATTGGGGTTTGCATAAAGAAAGGATGCAATCATGTTTGGGGCTGCTTGGTGTTTCTCCCCCCAATTGGAGTCAAGTCGAAGACTGGGTGCGAGATGCCAGTACTGGGAAAGCTGAAGCCGGCATTAAACTTCATATCAGCCGTGGTGAAGGCGGCCGTGGGTACAGCCCTAATAAAGTAAAAGGGCCCAATGTTACCATCAGTGTTTTTGATTTCCCTGCTCATTATGCAAGCTGGATGACTGAAGGTGTTCAGTTAGGTATATGCTCCAAACGTCTTGGGCATAATCCTATGCTTGCAGGGCACAAACATAATAATCGGCTTGAGCAAGTATTACTTAAGTCTGAAATGGATGACAAAGGTCTTTCAGATGGAATTGTGCTTGATATCAAAGATAATGTCATTGAGACTACAATGGCTAATATTTTTTGGATTAATCAAGGGGTTGTTTATACGCCAGATCTCACTAACGCTGGCGTAAAGGGAGTGATGCAACGTGTTATCATTGATTCAGCAGCTAAGAATGACATAGAGGTGAGAGTAGGGAACTACTCACTTAAAGAGCTATATGCAGCGGAAGAAGTCTTTATGTCGAACTCCCTCCTTCGTGTGGCACCTGTTAAAGCCATTGGTCAGCGAAATTATGCGAAAGGTCCAATAACAAAAAACATTCAGGAGATGATTAACCAGTGGTAA
- the plsX gene encoding phosphate acyltransferase PlsX: MPNITVALDAMGGDFGPRVTVPAAVQALSHFPELKVILIGDRVQIAEQLSLLGYQSNSRLVVQHSDRVISNTEKPSLALRNSDGTSMSQSIDAVAKHEADACVSCGNTGALMALSRFKLKLLPGIDRPALISALPTVSGANTWMLDLGANVSSDADSLFQFAIMGSALAEQYLERSPRVAILNIGAEEIKGNDLVKRCAEMLSQTNSINYIGYIEGNQLLSDVADVVVCDGFVGNVCLKACEGTAQIFINKLRSSMMASSIKGWITRKLFSGLFNDLKTLNPDQYNGASLLGLRGIVIKSHGSADVEALVNAIGEALHEVKRQVPSRISDRLEAVLLERHY; the protein is encoded by the coding sequence TTGCCTAATATAACCGTTGCACTTGATGCAATGGGCGGGGATTTCGGTCCTCGCGTTACAGTGCCTGCCGCCGTGCAGGCATTGTCGCATTTCCCTGAGCTAAAAGTGATACTCATAGGCGATCGTGTCCAGATCGCTGAACAACTGTCTTTACTTGGTTATCAGTCCAATTCACGCTTGGTGGTTCAGCATAGCGACCGAGTCATTTCTAATACCGAAAAACCTTCCCTAGCGTTAAGAAATAGTGATGGTACTTCGATGTCTCAATCCATCGATGCTGTCGCAAAGCACGAAGCGGATGCATGTGTGAGCTGTGGTAATACTGGGGCTTTGATGGCGCTGTCGCGTTTTAAACTCAAACTTTTACCTGGGATAGATCGTCCGGCACTGATTTCTGCGCTTCCTACTGTGTCAGGTGCTAATACTTGGATGTTAGATCTTGGCGCTAATGTCTCCAGTGATGCAGACTCCTTGTTTCAGTTCGCTATTATGGGAAGCGCCCTTGCTGAACAATACTTGGAGCGTTCTCCTCGCGTCGCCATTCTCAATATAGGTGCAGAAGAAATTAAAGGAAACGACTTAGTAAAACGCTGTGCTGAGATGCTCTCTCAAACCAACTCGATTAATTACATTGGCTACATTGAAGGTAACCAACTCCTTAGTGATGTGGCTGATGTGGTCGTTTGCGATGGTTTTGTCGGTAATGTTTGCCTTAAAGCTTGTGAAGGTACGGCGCAGATATTTATCAACAAGCTGAGGTCGAGTATGATGGCCTCATCGATAAAGGGTTGGATCACAAGAAAGTTATTTTCTGGGTTGTTTAATGATCTGAAAACGCTGAACCCCGACCAGTATAACGGCGCAAGTTTGTTAGGATTGCGCGGCATTGTAATAAAAAGCCATGGAAGTGCTGATGTAGAAGCTCTTGTCAATGCAATTGGCGAAGCATTACACGAGGTCAAACGACAAGTACCAAGCCGTATTAGCGATCGTTTGGAAGCGGTTTTACTCGAGAGGCATTATTAG
- the mltG gene encoding endolytic transglycosylase MltG, with translation MVKRVTLLLLSVIALACAGYIYLTKCMEQYVNQALILDKERIYTIEPGASFNRVLSELTSEKLLEPNQLTSLVHRFYPQLAEVKAGTYLLIPTMTLKQALELFQTGKEHQFAITFVEGSTFSEWLESLQQAPHLDHKAQNMTEAQIAQSIGVKQNKLEGLLLAETYHYTVGTSDLDILKRAANKLQQVLDDQWPLRQKNLPLDSPYEALILASIIEKETAVESERERVAAVFVNRLNKRMRLQTDPTVIYGMGDKYDGNIRKKDLRTPTPYNTYTIFGLPPTPIAMPGKASIKAALNPEDSRYLYFVASGDGGHVFSKTLAEHNRAVRAYLKQLRSNK, from the coding sequence GTGGTAAAAAGAGTCACCTTACTGTTGTTAAGTGTTATAGCGCTGGCATGTGCTGGTTATATCTACTTAACAAAGTGCATGGAACAATACGTAAACCAAGCACTGATATTAGACAAAGAGCGAATATATACCATTGAGCCAGGTGCGAGCTTTAACCGAGTATTATCGGAGCTTACAAGTGAGAAACTACTCGAACCTAATCAACTCACTTCATTGGTACACAGGTTTTATCCACAATTGGCTGAGGTCAAAGCTGGTACTTATCTACTGATACCAACAATGACATTAAAGCAAGCTTTGGAGCTATTTCAAACAGGTAAGGAGCATCAATTTGCCATTACTTTTGTTGAAGGATCGACATTTTCTGAATGGCTTGAGTCCCTGCAGCAAGCTCCACACCTTGACCATAAAGCTCAAAATATGACAGAAGCACAAATTGCGCAGAGTATAGGTGTAAAACAGAATAAGCTAGAAGGCTTGCTGCTTGCAGAAACCTATCATTACACTGTGGGTACATCTGATCTCGATATATTAAAGCGCGCAGCCAATAAACTACAACAAGTACTGGACGATCAATGGCCTTTACGTCAGAAAAACCTTCCACTTGACTCGCCTTATGAAGCTTTAATCCTAGCGTCAATTATTGAGAAAGAAACGGCAGTAGAATCAGAGCGAGAGCGAGTGGCAGCCGTATTTGTTAATCGACTTAATAAGCGAATGCGATTGCAAACCGATCCGACCGTGATTTATGGTATGGGAGATAAGTATGATGGTAATATTCGCAAGAAAGATCTGCGAACGCCAACTCCTTATAATACCTATACTATTTTTGGTCTACCGCCAACTCCCATTGCTATGCCAGGTAAAGCATCAATTAAAGCAGCATTAAACCCAGAAGATAGCCGCTATCTTTATTTTGTCGCGAGTGGGGATGGTGGCCATGTGTTTTCAAAAACATTGGCAGAACATAACCGAGCCGTTCGTGCTTATTTAAAACAGTTAAGAAGTAATAAATGA
- the rluC gene encoding 23S rRNA pseudouridine(955/2504/2580) synthase RluC has translation MSEIRTQVQFVDIDEDMAGQRIDNFLRNQLKNLPKSMVYRILRKGEVRVNKKRIKAEYKLQAGDIVRIPPVTIEEKQEESQPLNTKLNKVAELEHLIIYEDDHILVLNKPSGTAVHGGSGLKFGAIEALRALRPQSRFLELVHRIDRDTSGILLVAKKRSALRHLQAQFRAKTVQKYYFALVMGQWKSNCKQVTAPLLKNEVNSIVRVNAQGKPSETRFKIIEKFSQATLVQASPITGRTHQIRVHTQYTGHPIAWDDRYGDRRFDAYMSQVGLDRLFLHAANIKFQHPSNDQWMEVDAPMEEKLSRVLVGLRQLT, from the coding sequence ATGAGTGAAATTAGAACCCAAGTCCAGTTTGTCGATATTGATGAAGACATGGCTGGTCAACGTATCGATAACTTTTTACGTAACCAACTTAAAAATCTTCCCAAGAGCATGGTTTACAGAATCTTGCGCAAAGGGGAAGTTCGCGTGAACAAAAAGCGAATTAAGGCGGAATATAAACTTCAAGCAGGAGATATAGTCCGTATTCCTCCAGTCACTATTGAAGAAAAGCAGGAAGAGTCGCAACCACTAAACACCAAGCTTAATAAGGTGGCAGAGCTTGAACATCTAATTATCTACGAAGATGACCATATCCTCGTTCTCAATAAACCCTCAGGAACGGCTGTTCATGGTGGAAGTGGACTTAAATTTGGAGCAATTGAAGCACTGCGAGCCCTTAGACCTCAATCACGTTTTCTCGAGTTAGTGCACCGTATTGATCGGGACACCTCAGGAATATTGTTGGTTGCTAAAAAGCGGTCAGCACTTCGTCATCTTCAGGCGCAGTTTCGTGCTAAAACAGTGCAAAAGTACTATTTTGCCCTAGTCATGGGGCAATGGAAATCGAATTGTAAACAAGTGACAGCGCCATTGCTGAAAAACGAAGTCAACAGCATAGTACGAGTTAACGCTCAAGGAAAACCCTCAGAAACGCGATTCAAAATTATTGAAAAGTTTTCTCAAGCCACGCTTGTTCAAGCCAGTCCAATTACAGGGCGAACTCACCAGATTAGAGTACATACTCAATATACTGGTCACCCAATCGCTTGGGATGACCGTTATGGTGACAGAAGGTTTGACGCCTATATGTCTCAAGTAGGCCTAGATAGGTTGTTTCTTCATGCTGCGAATATCAAATTTCAGCACCCATCGAATGACCAGTGGATGGAGGTTGATGCGCCAATGGAAGAGAAACTCTCTAGAGTGCTGGTTGGCTTACGTCAACTTACATGA
- the fabD gene encoding ACP S-malonyltransferase, which yields MSNFAIVFPGQGSQAVGMLAELGERYDVIRNTFAEASEALGYDLWSLVQDGPAEDLNQTFRTQPALLASSVAIWRVWQELGLEQPSCIAGHSLGEYSALVCAGVIDFKQAIKLVELRGQLMQEAVPAGTGAMSAIIGLDDESIAKACEEAAQGEVVSPVNYNSPGQVVIAGSKEAVERAGTLCKEAGAKRALPLPVSVPSHCALMKPAADKLAIALEAIEFNVPQLPVINNVDVTAETDPAKIKDALVRQLYSPVRWTESVQHMSDQGVEKLFELGPGKVLTGLTKRIVKTLSGAAVNDLASLDAVK from the coding sequence ATGAGCAATTTTGCTATCGTTTTTCCAGGTCAAGGCTCACAAGCTGTTGGTATGCTTGCTGAGCTTGGCGAGCGGTATGATGTAATAAGAAACACATTCGCAGAAGCTTCCGAGGCGTTAGGTTATGATCTGTGGTCTCTAGTGCAAGATGGCCCTGCAGAAGATTTGAACCAAACGTTTCGCACTCAGCCTGCCTTGCTGGCTTCTTCAGTAGCGATCTGGAGAGTATGGCAAGAATTAGGTTTGGAGCAGCCAAGTTGTATCGCAGGCCATAGCCTAGGTGAATATTCAGCTTTGGTTTGCGCTGGTGTTATTGATTTCAAGCAGGCCATTAAATTGGTTGAATTGCGTGGACAGTTAATGCAAGAAGCGGTGCCAGCTGGTACAGGCGCGATGTCTGCCATCATAGGTCTTGACGATGAATCCATTGCGAAAGCATGTGAAGAAGCAGCCCAAGGGGAGGTTGTTTCTCCGGTGAACTACAATTCACCTGGTCAAGTTGTAATTGCGGGCAGCAAAGAGGCTGTTGAAAGAGCTGGGACATTATGTAAAGAAGCCGGCGCTAAAAGGGCATTGCCTTTACCAGTCTCTGTACCATCTCATTGTGCACTAATGAAACCAGCAGCAGACAAACTCGCTATTGCGCTTGAGGCAATCGAATTCAATGTACCTCAGTTGCCCGTTATCAATAATGTTGATGTGACTGCAGAAACGGATCCAGCAAAAATTAAAGATGCACTGGTTCGTCAACTCTACAGCCCAGTTCGTTGGACGGAAAGTGTGCAGCATATGAGTGATCAAGGCGTTGAAAAACTGTTTGAACTTGGCCCAGGTAAGGTATTGACTGGTCTTACAAAGAGAATTGTTAAAACGCTCAGCGGTGCAGCGGTTAATGATTTAGCATCACTTGACGCGGTTAAGTAA
- a CDS encoding beta-ketoacyl-ACP synthase III: MYSKILGTGSYLPSQVRSNADLEKMVDTSDDWIVTRTGIRERRIAAENETVADMGAIAAQHAIEMAGIQTNDIDLIIVATTSSSHTFPSSACQVQAKLGVSGCPAFDIAAACSGFIYALSVADQHIKTGMCKNVLVIGSDTLSKTCDPTDRSTIILFGDGAGAVVVGASEEPGILSTHIYSDGRFGELLSLEVPERGKDADKWLHMAGNEVFKVAVTQLSKLVKDTLAANNMHKSELDWLVPHQANYRIISATAKKLSMSLDQVVITLDKHGNTSAATVPTALDEAVRDGRIQRGQTLLLEAFGGGFTWGSALVKF; this comes from the coding sequence ATGTATAGCAAAATTTTAGGTACTGGCAGCTACCTGCCATCTCAGGTGCGTTCTAACGCAGATTTAGAGAAAATGGTAGATACAAGTGATGATTGGATCGTAACTCGTACTGGGATACGAGAGAGACGTATTGCTGCTGAGAATGAAACGGTTGCGGATATGGGAGCTATCGCGGCACAACATGCTATTGAAATGGCGGGAATTCAAACCAATGATATTGATCTTATCATTGTCGCTACAACCAGTAGTAGCCACACCTTCCCATCGTCTGCGTGTCAGGTGCAAGCCAAGCTGGGTGTTTCAGGTTGCCCAGCGTTTGACATTGCAGCAGCTTGCTCTGGTTTTATTTACGCTTTGTCTGTTGCTGATCAGCATATTAAAACGGGTATGTGTAAAAATGTTTTGGTTATAGGTTCTGATACCTTGTCGAAAACATGCGACCCCACCGATCGTTCAACAATCATTTTGTTTGGTGATGGTGCTGGGGCTGTTGTTGTTGGCGCTAGTGAAGAGCCAGGAATTTTATCCACGCACATTTATTCCGATGGCCGTTTTGGAGAGCTATTGAGCTTAGAAGTACCTGAACGTGGAAAAGATGCAGACAAATGGCTGCACATGGCGGGTAACGAAGTGTTTAAAGTTGCGGTTACTCAGCTCTCAAAGTTGGTCAAAGATACACTAGCAGCCAACAATATGCACAAATCTGAACTAGACTGGCTTGTGCCTCATCAAGCGAATTACCGGATCATATCTGCGACGGCTAAAAAGTTATCTATGTCCCTCGATCAAGTAGTCATAACCCTTGATAAGCATGGTAATACCTCTGCAGCAACAGTTCCGACGGCTCTGGACGAAGCGGTTCGAGATGGTCGAATCCAACGAGGTCAAACGCTTTTGCTTGAGGCCTTCGGTGGCGGTTTCACGTGGGGTTCTGCGTTAGTTAAATTCTAA
- a CDS encoding Maf family protein, which yields MANFQLVLASTSKYRQQLIAKLSVPFITASPDCDETPNENESPECLVKRLAKTKAESCTVTQPSLVIGSDQVCVINGEIIGKPNNRQTAIEQLSRQSGKVIQFFTGLAIYNSTSKQSHVHLDTFCVHFRELTQTQIEYYVDTEKPYDCAGSFKSEGLGIALFKKLEGKDPNTLIGLPLIDLVDMLYKQGMDVLTP from the coding sequence ATGGCAAATTTCCAACTTGTTCTCGCTTCTACCTCTAAATACAGGCAGCAACTTATCGCTAAGTTATCTGTTCCTTTTATCACAGCGTCACCTGATTGTGATGAAACTCCGAATGAAAACGAAAGCCCCGAATGCCTCGTAAAACGACTCGCTAAAACTAAAGCAGAATCTTGCACTGTCACCCAACCCAGCCTAGTGATCGGCAGCGATCAAGTGTGTGTCATTAACGGTGAAATTATCGGCAAACCTAACAACCGCCAAACGGCGATTGAACAGTTAAGTCGCCAAAGCGGAAAAGTCATCCAGTTTTTTACCGGCCTAGCCATATACAATAGCACCAGTAAACAATCTCATGTCCACCTAGATACTTTCTGCGTTCACTTTCGAGAACTCACGCAAACCCAGATTGAATACTATGTCGACACAGAAAAACCTTATGACTGTGCGGGAAGCTTTAAAAGTGAGGGATTAGGGATAGCCTTGTTCAAAAAGCTCGAAGGCAAAGATCCAAATACACTAATTGGACTGCCACTAATTGACTTGGTCGACATGTTATATAAACAAGGCATGGACGTATTAACGCCCTAA
- the yceD gene encoding 23S rRNA accumulation protein YceD, translating to MQKVKIPRTVDPARAAQKRLDYDGIIQVSLFKRLFESVEGVKRDAQVSLSFELDEQRLVVISGKANIEVDLECQRCNENFAHECEVEFTYTPYKGEQSEENAPEEYDLVDLNEYGEIDLIQLVEDEFILNLPQIAKHEDADCSVQSDNLVFGEIPEEIVEEKPNPFDVLKNLKN from the coding sequence ATGCAAAAGGTAAAAATACCGCGAACAGTTGATCCGGCTCGAGCTGCTCAGAAACGCTTAGACTACGATGGTATCATCCAAGTCAGCCTTTTTAAGCGCTTATTCGAATCAGTTGAAGGCGTTAAACGCGACGCTCAAGTGTCATTGTCATTTGAGTTAGATGAACAGCGACTTGTTGTTATCTCTGGTAAAGCTAACATCGAAGTTGATTTAGAGTGTCAACGCTGTAACGAGAACTTCGCTCATGAATGCGAAGTAGAATTCACTTACACACCTTACAAAGGTGAACAAAGTGAAGAAAATGCACCGGAAGAGTACGATTTGGTAGATCTGAACGAGTACGGTGAAATAGACTTGATACAGTTAGTTGAAGACGAGTTCATTCTAAACTTACCTCAAATTGCCAAGCATGAAGATGCGGATTGTAGCGTTCAATCAGACAATTTGGTATTTGGTGAAATTCCAGAAGAAATTGTGGAAGAAAAGCCGAATCCATTCGATGTTTTAAAAAACTTAAAGAATTAG